GGGATAAGTGCTGAAAGCATCTAAGCATGAAGCCCCCCTCAAGATGAGATTTCCCATTACGTTAAGTAAGTAAGATCCCTCAGAGACGATGAGGTTGATAGGTCTCATGTGGAAGCATGGCAACATGTGAAGCTGAGAGATACTAATCGATCGAGGGCTTATCCAGAAAACGATGTTGTTTCAGTCTTCTAACGAAACTCATAAAGAAGTCGAAGCTGTTATCCGGTTTTGAGAGAGCATGCCTTTCTCAATTGAATGATTTGTCCAGTGACGATAGCGAAGAGGTCACACCCGTTCCCATGCCGAACACGGAAGTTAAGCTCTTCAGCGCCGATGGTAGTTGGGGGCTCTCCCCCTGTGAGAGTAGGACGTCGCTGGGCAGATCATATTATTCCACAGTAGCTCAGTGGTAGAGCAATCGGCTGTTAACCGATCGGTCGTAGGTTCGAGTCCTACCTGTGGAGCCATATGGAGAGCTGTCCGAGAGGTCGAAGGAGCACGATTGGAAATCGTGTAGGCGGTGTAGAACCGTCTCGAGGGTTCGAATCCCTCGCTCTCCGCCATATATGGCCCGTTGGTCAAGTGGTTAAGACACCGCCCTTTCACGGCGGTAACACGGGTTCGAATCCCGTACGGGTCACCATTACTTACATAAACCACTCAAACGAAGCATGCAGCATATGAAAGTATGTGAAAGGCTTCCATAAAAGTGAAAATCACGGAGGATTAGCTCAGTTGGGAGAGCACCTGCCTTACAAGCAGGGGGTCGGCGGTTCGAGCCCGTCATCCTCCACCATTAACATTTTATCGTCGCGGGATGGAGCAACGAGCAATACATCGTTGTAACAGCTGCGAGTTGCCTCGACGCATTAACTGCGAAGCTTAAGGCTTACAGAGGAAGAGGCAGCAACTTTGAGTAGCATCGTCCGTATGCTATGTAACGTCGCGGGATGGAGCAGTCTGGTAGCTCGTCGGGCTCATAACCCGAAGGTCGGAGGTTCAAATCCTCCTCCCGCAACCAAAAAGGTCCCGTGGTGTAGCGGTTAACATGCCTGCCTGTCACGCAGGAGATCGCCGGTTCGATCCCGGTCGGGACCGCCATTAAAATGTTTGGCTCGATAGCTCAGTCGGTAGAGCAGAGGACTGAAAATCCTCGTGTCGGCGGTTCGATTCCGTCTCGAGCCACCATTTTGTCTGCTGGCCTAGCTCAATTGGTAGAGCAACTGACTTGTAATCAGTAGGTTGGGGGTTCAAGTCCTCTGGCCAGCACCACTAATAATCCTTGACGGGTTATTCATTTTTTTGTAAAATGATAATTGTCTCTTTCGGAGGGGTAGCGAAGTGGCTAAACGCGGCGGACTGTAAATCCGCTCCCTCAGGGTTCGGCGGTTCGAATCCGTCCCCCTCCACCATTTAATATAACTGGAACAATGTCTCGTGTAGGGGCATAGTTTAATGGTAGAACAGAGGTCTCCAAAACCTCCGGTGTGGGTTCAACTCCTACTGCCCCTGCCATTAGTAACCAATATTATGGCGGTCATGGCGAAGCAGGTTAACGCACCGGATTGTGGTTCCGGCATGCATGGGTTCGAATCCCATTGATCGCCCCATAACCTTTAATTTTAATAAAAATGGACGTAATTTTAGGGCTATAGCCAAGCGGTAAGGCAACGGATTTTGATTCCGTCATGCGCAGGTTCGAATCCTGCTAGCCCTGCCATTTTGCGGGAGTAGTTCAGTGGTAGAACACCACCTTGCCAAGGTGGGGGTCGCGAGTTCGAATCTCGTCTTCCGCTCCATTTTTTAAGGCGGCATAGCCAAGTGGTAAGGCATGGGTCTGCAAAACCCTGATTCCCCGGTTCGAATCCGGGTGCCGCCTCCAATTATATACTTAACTTTGTCTTTTAATGTCACGCCGGGGTGGTGGAATGGGCAGACACACAGGACTTAAAATCCTGCGGTAAGTGATTACCGTGCCGGTTCAAGTCCGGCCCTCGGCACCAGACAAGCTTATGATATGCCTTAACGATATGCCGGTGTGGCGGAATAGGCAGACGCGCACGACTCAAAATCGTGTTCCTCACGGAGTGCCGGTTCGACCCCGGCCACCGGTACCATACATACAGTAATATCAAGGCTTCTCACCATAGTGAGAGGTCTTTTTTGTTGTTTTTCCATGAGTAATAGAAGAGACATATTAATTTCAGAATGTCAGAAAAAAATTGAATTCTAATTGTAATAGATTGAAATTACCAGTATACTTATCGAAACGTTTCAATTTTCAGATTACTTTTAAGGAGGCTGCAAATGATTGAAGTTAAGGATGAATGTATAATGATTAATGGTGAAGAAGTGATTCTTTACGGAGCTGAGCTGCATTATTTCAGAGTACCTAGAGACCTTTGGAGGGAACGTATCCGGCAGGTTAAAGAAGCAGGGATAAATATGGTGAGTACCTATGTACCATGGATTTTCCATGAGTATGAGGAAGGGAATACGGATCTGACAGGGGAAACACTGCCGGAGAGAGATCTAGTATCCTTTTTAGAATTAATTAAAGAGGAAGGATTGTACTGCCTTGTCAGGCCAGGTCCCTATGTTATGGCTGAGATTGTGGATCACGGTGTACCTACATGGTTTATCGAAAACTATCCGCAGGCAGTTGCGAAAACGAAAGACGGAAAAATTCATCCAACTAGGGTTGTCAGCTACTTGCATGAGAATTACCTGGAGAAGGTAAACCTCTGGTATGACAAAGTATGTGAAGTCATTAGTCCATTTCAGGCAGACCAGGGGGGGCCTGTGATCCTGTTCCAGATTGATAATGAAGTTGGTATGTTTCATTGGGTCACAAATACAGGAGATTACAATGACGTTACGCTGCATCAGTTTGAACATTTCCTTAATAATAAATATACATTGTCAACTTTTCAGGAGAAGTTTAATACAACACACACGTCGGTATGGGAATTTCTAAAAGAAAATATTCGTGAGCCGCAGAAGATTCATAGCCACAGGCTGAGATATGATTATAGCTTGTTTATGAGAAATCACTACCGGAATTACCTTAAATATGTAAGGGATCTTGCGAAAGATAAAGGGATTACTGTTCCGTTCATTGTAAATATTCATGGTTTTCATACCATCGACCTTTTGAAACGAGGATCATTGTATCCAATTGGAATTTCCCAGCTTCTTGAAGCAGCTAAATTAGAAGGAGTGATGGTAGCAGGAGACTACTACATTGGAAACATTGAGTATGATAGTTTTATAGATATTGTACTGGCTAATGCTTTTACAAAAGCCATTCAGTGGAAGAAGCAGCCATTGTTCTCTGCAGAATTTCAAGGAGGCACTATCCCTGATAAACCAAGACTGCAGCCAACTACGTATGATTTAACGACTCGACTATGCTTTGCAAACGGGATGAATGCTGCAAATTATTACATGTTTGTGGGCGGAGAAAATTATGAAGGGATTGGCATTCTGGGACGTCGTCATGGTTGGCAGGCACCATTGACAATGCACGGCGAAAAAAAGCCACACTTTCAAAAAATTCAACACCTGGGTGAAATGTTCCGTGTATTTGAAAAGCAGCTCGCAAGCGCCAAGCAGCAAGTAAATACTCATCTTGGTTTTTACCCTGATTATTATATGACCGAATTTTATGATAAGCATACTGAACTAATGATAAAGGAAATAGAAAAGGAAAGAGATATTAACCTTTATAATGGCGCTGCCAGAGGGCTTCGCTTGAACAATATTACTTTTGATGCGATAGATATGATGGATGAGAATGAAATTGATGTGGATGATATTCCAGTATTGTGGATGTTCGCAACGAAGTGGATGGATGAATCAGTTCAGCGAAAATTAATAACCTATTTAGAAAATGGCGGTCACCTGGTTTTGTTCCCGGTGATGCCTGTAAAAACGATGAACAATGAACCTTGTTCACTGTTGAAAGATTTTATTGGAGTTAGGGTTACCGGAACAAAAGAAGGAGGGTTCGTAGATGTTTTCGGAGTAGACAATGTAAAAGTAGACGGGATGGAGTTTTATGATGTATCAGAAGGGGTTCTGGGCTGGGAAGAAAGTGATGATAAGCAAGTAATAGCTTTCGAAAAACCTATAGCAAAAGGGAAAGTAATGATGGTTGGAGTCAGTATGGAAAACGATTATGAATATAAAAATGAGATTTACCGTCAAATGGCAGCAAAAACTAATGTAAAAAGCTCCTTTTTATTAAGCGATGAAGTAGACGTGTCAGTACGTTCATTTAGTCATAAAGGCCTTTTTGTATTCTTAAATAACTTTGATGAATATGAAAAAAAGACCACCGTAAGCTACTTGGGAGAACTGCTATTTGAAGGTAATGAAATCAAGGTACCTTTTCGGGGAGGTCTGATGCTGCCAGTAAATATTCCTTTATCAGACGAGTTGCTAATTAAATATGGAACAGGGGAAATTGTGAAAATGCAACAAGGGAATGAATGGCTAACCCTTACAGTTAAAGTTGTTCAAAAAGAGGAAATTTTTGTGTTTGAATCAAAAAACTATATCCCTATGCAACAAAACGACTTGACGATAGTAGAGGGAGAATTACGCCATTCATTCAAAGTGTCGATCTCTTCCTCCCAGGAATATGAAACAGTATTATTTGTTAAACAATAATATATTCTGATTTTTCGAAAAATTTATATTGTAAGCGCATACAAACTTGTTCTATAATTAAGTCGAAACGTTTCGATATTCTTGTTGATTTAAAATTATCACAAACGGGAGGAGTTGTTGTTCTCCATAATTAATCAGGCGAGTATTTAATCAGGTTCAAATTAATAATGGAGTGTATGAGTATGACAACAATTAAAGATGTAGCTGAAAAAGCAAAGGTTGCTATTTCAACAGCTTCTTATGTTCTTAACGGTATAGATAAGGTAAGTCCGAAAACAAAAGCCAGAGTATTAAAAGCTGCTCAAGAGCTTAATTATCAAAAAAACGGATTTGCAGTTGATTTGAAGAAAACCAAAACTAATACGATTGCACTTCTTTTGGATGATTTGGCTGGTCCTTTCTATTCTGTACTGGTAAAAGGCGTACAGGACATTGTAACCGAGCATGGATATGGTCTGGTAGCCTGCAGTGCCATAGGAGGAGATCGTTCGACTGCGGTAAAGTACTTAAAAGAACGTAGAGCAGATGGGTGTATTGTTTTTGCAAATAACATTTCAGATGACCTGATAAAAAACGTCACACAACGAAATTATCCAATGGTGCTGCTGGATAGAAACCTTGACTGCACTTCCACGATCAAAGTTGAAGTGGATAACCGAGGCGGAGCCAGTGGTGCTGTTGAATATTTGATAAGTAAAGGGCATAAGGATATCGCTTATATCAGTGGTCCAAAAGAATCTTATAATAGTCAGCAGCGTTTTGAAGGTTACAGGGAAGCGTTGAAAAAACATCATATTCCTTTTCGGGATATATGGGTAATTAATGGAAAATTCACGAAAGAAGGAGGGGAGCTGGCAACAAAATTATTGCTGGCACAACAGGAAAAGCCAACAGCCGTTTTTTACGGAAATGATGAAATGGCAATTGGTGGAATGTATGCAATGAAAAAAGCAGGAATGAAACTTCCTGACGAGATGTCGGTGATCGGCTTTGATGACATTCTTGAAGCAAAGTACACAAATCCTCAGTTGACAACAATTAAACAACCTAAATATGAACTTGGTGCACTTGCCGCACATTTGATATTTAAAGTGCTGGAAAATAAGGAGTGTACTCAATCTTCCAGACTGTTTACAGAGCTATTGGAACGTGAATCAGTAAAAGACCTTTAAAAAGGACGGGGCTCTAATGTACAGAATTTACAATAGGGGGAAATGAGATGAAAAAAATTCTGGGATTATCGGTTATAGGTTTGGTAGGTGCTGCATCATTACTGGGAGCATGCTCCAATGAGACCGGTGGGGAAGAACAGACAACTCTTGAAGTATGGGCGATGGGGGAAGAAGGCAATAACCTGCCAAAGCTTTTAGAAGGTTTCACAGAAGACAACCCTGATATCAATATAGATGTACAAGCAATCCCCTGGGATCAATCTCATGAAAAACTTCTTACTGCTGTAGCTTCCGGAAATGGTCCGGATGTTCTGCAACTTGGTACAACAAGGGTTCCTGAATTTGCGGATGCAGGCATCTTATTACCTTTGGATGAGTATATGGATGAATATCCTGAGTTTGCCCCTGAAAACTTTTTTGACGGGGCAGTAGAATCTACACAGTTTGATGGAGAGACTATCGGAATTCCTTGGTATGTAGAAACAAGAGCATTATATTACCGTACTGACCTCCTGGCAGAAGCGGGTTTTGATCAAGCGCCTCAGAATTGGGATGAGTTAAAATCAGCTGCCTCCTCTTTATCAGAGGAAGACGATGTTTATGGATTCAGCATTGATATGAATGACCCAATTGTACCGGTTATTTTAGGATGGCAGAATGGGGCAGATTTTGTAGATGAAAATGGAAATGTTGATGTTCGGGATGAGGCATTTGTTGAAGGATTAGAATTTTATGTCAGTTTTTTTGAAGAGGGGATATCATCAACATCGGGACAAATGGACACGATTGAAGGGTTTAGAAATGGCGTTTTGCCGATGTTTCAAAGTGGTCCTTGGATGATTAATCTAATCAATGAACAAGCACCTGAAATTGAGGGAGACTGGGATATTGCAATGCTTCCAGGCCAGGACACAAATGCGTCTGTTATGGGAGGGTCCAATCTTAGTATCTTTCATAACTCTGAAAACGTTGATGAGTCGTTACGTTTAATTTCATATCTTTCCCAGGAAGAAACACAACTAGAGTGGTTTGATATAGTAAGCGCACTTCCATCCAATGTAGAAGCTTGGGAACATGAATCATTAAGCGACAACCCGTTTTTAGAAACTTTTGGCCAGCAGCTCACAGAAGCAAAAGCGTCACCTCAAATACAGAAATGGGACTCACTGAGCGGGGAACTGCTGAGAAGTCTTGAACGAATCATTGTTGGTGGAGCTGACTTTGACGAAGAGATTTCCAGTTTCCAAGATAAAGTAAGTGACATTATGGAAGAAGAGTAAAAAAGATAACTTCACAAACAGCGGGGAGTGTTAAAACATATAAACAATGGATGTTTATCACTCCCTTTTTGCTTTTACAGCAGCGTTGGAAAGGTGTGATTAATTTGGGAGGTTTTATAAGGTATGCCTATAAAAACCGGCATCCCTATCTTTTTATTGCTCCGGCCTTATTTATTTTAATATGCTTTAGTATTCTGCCGATTTTTGTCGCTTTCGGGATAAGCTTTACAGATATTAATTTGAGGTCATTAGCTGACTGGTCGAGAATTAATTTTGTAGGACTTGATAATTACATAAGTCTCTTTACTGATCAGGTATTTCTAATTTCCATATACAACACAGTTTTTTATGTGGTTATTGGTGTACCACTCGTTATTATTTGTTCACTTGGAATCGCTCTTTTGTTGAATTACGGTAAAAACAAACTGTATACAATGTTTAGAACCGTTTACTACATGCCGTCCATTACGAACATCGTAGCTATTGCAGTAATCTGGGGCTTTTTGTATAACACCCATTATGGCCTCTTCAATTACTTTCTTTCATTAGCGAATATTGATGCAATTCCCTGGCTGGAGCAGCCGACAATCGCAAAATTGTCATTAATTCTACTTGCTGTATGGAAAGGGATCGGAATTAATATGATTATCTTTCTTGCTGCTCTTCAAGGTATACCCAGAGAATATTATGAAGCTGCAGAAATCGACGGTGCTAACAGGTGGCAGATGCTTCGCCATATAACCATTCCACTTTTAAGCTTTGCTACTTTCTTTGTAACAATAACAACCCTGATCGGCTGGCTTCAATTTTTTGAAGAACCTTATGTTATGACAAATGGAGGACCATTGGATGGGACACTCTCCATGGCCCTGTTTATCTACAGAAACGGATTTCAATTAAGTGAAATGGGCTATGCGGCTGCGGGTTCATTCATTCTGTTTTTCGTTATCATCGTCGTCACACTTTTACAGTTTAAATTAAGAAAAGCAGAAACCGAGTATTAATACAGGAGGTAAAAAAATGCCCTCTCCGAGATATAAAAACAGTAAAATAGAAAAAACATTCGTCACTGCTCTTCTTGTATTTGGTGGAATCGTCGTTTCCATCCCGTTCATATGGATGATCCTAAGTTCGTTTAAACCAGCAAATGAAGTGTTGTCTATGCCACCTACATTTTTACCATCAAATCCAACAATTGAACATTACGTAAACTTATTTACTAACATGAATTTTGGTATTTACTTGAGAAATACCCTGGTTATTGTCTTTTTTTCCTTTGTTGGTCTCTTGTTTAATGGAATGGCAGGATATGCATTTGCAAAATTTAATTTTAAAGGGAAAGAACCGATTTTTTATATGGTGTTAGCTACTATGATGATTCCGGCTCAAGTCACGATGATTCCTGTTTACCTTATTTTAAATCAAGTAGGGTTAACGAATACGATGGCTGGTATAGTTCTCCCCGGACTGGCTGCAGCCTTTAGCATTTTTCTTTTCCGTCAGTTTATGTCTACAATTCCTTTTGATTTAATTGAAGCTGCTCGCCTTGATGGTGCTGGTGAGTTCAGAATTTTCTTCAGGCTGATCATTCCAATAGCGAAACCTGTTTTTGCCGTACAAGCCATACTTACTTTTATCGGTGCATGGAACAGCTTTTTATGGCCACTCATTATCGCAAGTGATCAGAACCTTTACACACTTTCTGTAGGGCTGGCACTTTTACAGGGGCAGCATTCGAGCA
This DNA window, taken from Alteribacter keqinensis, encodes the following:
- a CDS encoding beta-galactosidase, producing MIEVKDECIMINGEEVILYGAELHYFRVPRDLWRERIRQVKEAGINMVSTYVPWIFHEYEEGNTDLTGETLPERDLVSFLELIKEEGLYCLVRPGPYVMAEIVDHGVPTWFIENYPQAVAKTKDGKIHPTRVVSYLHENYLEKVNLWYDKVCEVISPFQADQGGPVILFQIDNEVGMFHWVTNTGDYNDVTLHQFEHFLNNKYTLSTFQEKFNTTHTSVWEFLKENIREPQKIHSHRLRYDYSLFMRNHYRNYLKYVRDLAKDKGITVPFIVNIHGFHTIDLLKRGSLYPIGISQLLEAAKLEGVMVAGDYYIGNIEYDSFIDIVLANAFTKAIQWKKQPLFSAEFQGGTIPDKPRLQPTTYDLTTRLCFANGMNAANYYMFVGGENYEGIGILGRRHGWQAPLTMHGEKKPHFQKIQHLGEMFRVFEKQLASAKQQVNTHLGFYPDYYMTEFYDKHTELMIKEIEKERDINLYNGAARGLRLNNITFDAIDMMDENEIDVDDIPVLWMFATKWMDESVQRKLITYLENGGHLVLFPVMPVKTMNNEPCSLLKDFIGVRVTGTKEGGFVDVFGVDNVKVDGMEFYDVSEGVLGWEESDDKQVIAFEKPIAKGKVMMVGVSMENDYEYKNEIYRQMAAKTNVKSSFLLSDEVDVSVRSFSHKGLFVFLNNFDEYEKKTTVSYLGELLFEGNEIKVPFRGGLMLPVNIPLSDELLIKYGTGEIVKMQQGNEWLTLTVKVVQKEEIFVFESKNYIPMQQNDLTIVEGELRHSFKVSISSSQEYETVLFVKQ
- a CDS encoding carbohydrate ABC transporter permease translates to MPSPRYKNSKIEKTFVTALLVFGGIVVSIPFIWMILSSFKPANEVLSMPPTFLPSNPTIEHYVNLFTNMNFGIYLRNTLVIVFFSFVGLLFNGMAGYAFAKFNFKGKEPIFYMVLATMMIPAQVTMIPVYLILNQVGLTNTMAGIVLPGLAAAFSIFLFRQFMSTIPFDLIEAARLDGAGEFRIFFRLIIPIAKPVFAVQAILTFIGAWNSFLWPLIIASDQNLYTLSVGLALLQGQHSSNFGLQMAGAAFMVVPILIVFAFFQKYIIQGFTMSGLK
- a CDS encoding sugar ABC transporter substrate-binding protein, which produces MKKILGLSVIGLVGAASLLGACSNETGGEEQTTLEVWAMGEEGNNLPKLLEGFTEDNPDINIDVQAIPWDQSHEKLLTAVASGNGPDVLQLGTTRVPEFADAGILLPLDEYMDEYPEFAPENFFDGAVESTQFDGETIGIPWYVETRALYYRTDLLAEAGFDQAPQNWDELKSAASSLSEEDDVYGFSIDMNDPIVPVILGWQNGADFVDENGNVDVRDEAFVEGLEFYVSFFEEGISSTSGQMDTIEGFRNGVLPMFQSGPWMINLINEQAPEIEGDWDIAMLPGQDTNASVMGGSNLSIFHNSENVDESLRLISYLSQEETQLEWFDIVSALPSNVEAWEHESLSDNPFLETFGQQLTEAKASPQIQKWDSLSGELLRSLERIIVGGADFDEEISSFQDKVSDIMEEE
- a CDS encoding carbohydrate ABC transporter permease; the encoded protein is MRYAYKNRHPYLFIAPALFILICFSILPIFVAFGISFTDINLRSLADWSRINFVGLDNYISLFTDQVFLISIYNTVFYVVIGVPLVIICSLGIALLLNYGKNKLYTMFRTVYYMPSITNIVAIAVIWGFLYNTHYGLFNYFLSLANIDAIPWLEQPTIAKLSLILLAVWKGIGINMIIFLAALQGIPREYYEAAEIDGANRWQMLRHITIPLLSFATFFVTITTLIGWLQFFEEPYVMTNGGPLDGTLSMALFIYRNGFQLSEMGYAAAGSFILFFVIIVVTLLQFKLRKAETEY
- a CDS encoding LacI family DNA-binding transcriptional regulator — its product is MTTIKDVAEKAKVAISTASYVLNGIDKVSPKTKARVLKAAQELNYQKNGFAVDLKKTKTNTIALLLDDLAGPFYSVLVKGVQDIVTEHGYGLVACSAIGGDRSTAVKYLKERRADGCIVFANNISDDLIKNVTQRNYPMVLLDRNLDCTSTIKVEVDNRGGASGAVEYLISKGHKDIAYISGPKESYNSQQRFEGYREALKKHHIPFRDIWVINGKFTKEGGELATKLLLAQQEKPTAVFYGNDEMAIGGMYAMKKAGMKLPDEMSVIGFDDILEAKYTNPQLTTIKQPKYELGALAAHLIFKVLENKECTQSSRLFTELLERESVKDL